Genomic window (Stigmatella erecta):
GCTCGGCCGCCAGCGGCAGCACCGCACCCGTCGCATCTCGGTCTTGCACATCTGCTGAGCGGATCCACGCCACCAGCAGCAGGCCCAAGGTGTCTACCAGCAAGTGCCGCTTTCTGCCTTTCACCTTCTTGTTGGCGTCATAGCCTCGCGTCTGCGCCTGCACGTCCGACTTCACGCTCTGGCTATCGAGGATGCCCGCAGTGGGCTGCGACGAGCGCCCTGCCTTCTGTCGAACCTTACTGCGCAGCACGTCGTGGACGAGTTTGAGGGTGCCGTCTTTCTTCCACTGGCGGAAGTACGCGTAGACGCTCTGCCAGTCGGGAAAGTCATGCGGCAAGTAGCGCCACTGCACGCCGGTGCGCGAGACGTAGAGGATGGCATTGAGCACCTCTCGCCGCGGGTGCACTACGGGTTGAGGACCGACGGGATTGCCGCGAACGAACGGCTCAACCAGTTCCCACTGAGCGTCGTTCAAATCGGAGGGGTAGTGCTCTCGGGCGGTCGCCTGCGGGGGAAGGCTCATGGCCCTGGCCATAGAACGGGCACAGGCCCGGGGCAACCTGGCAGGTAGCACCGGGCGTATCCCACCCAACAGAGCAACAATCAGGGCAAGCGGTTGCCTGCCTGTCTTCTCTTCCTTGTGCTGGGTTGGATGCTGGGCGGGCCCTACATCTTGGGCTTACTCCCTTCGGTTCAACACCCTCTTACGGTTCCCCTTGCCGTGATGCCGAAAGGCGTTGAGCACCCCAGGGCAGGCTCCCGGACCCGTTCATTCGGCACGGGTTCCCCTTGCCGTGATGCCGAAAGGCGTTGAGCACATGGATCACGTCGTGCTGGAGAATGACGACGGCGAGTTCCCCTTGCCGTGATGCCGAAAGGCGTTGAACGCGTCCCTGGGGGGAGCGTGTTCGCAGGAACGTGTAGGCTTTGTTGAAGGAGAACGGCTCTTGCCTTGACGCACACGACCGGGTTGTTCAAAGACAGGGCATGCCCATGAACTTCCGGACTTGCAGCGCCCTGCTGGGACTCGTCGCTGCGTGCTCCACGTCGCCGCCGGCTCCCAAGGTGTCCATGGACAGCAGCCTGCGAAGGGCCAACCTGCAGCGGGCGGCGCCGCTCCCCTGGCGGGATGAGGGGCGGTGCGCCGTCCAGGAGGCCGCTCAGCCCTGGCGAGACTTGGTGCACAGGTGCTACCCCGCGCTCGATACGCGCAGGATGCGGTTCCACGATACGGAAGGCGTCTGCCCGGTGGCCACCGTGGGCGCGGCCACGGTGCCAGCAATGGTGGCCATTTGCCTTCTGTCGCAGCCGTACATCGTAGTGGGTGCCGTGGTGGTCATCGGCACCGTGGTGGTGGCTGCCGCCATCCAAGAGGAACTGGAGGCGCATTCGCGGAGACGGGGCGCTTATCCTGAGGAGACTGAGGGAAGCCTGGAGGCGGCGGAGGCTGGGCTTCGAACGAGATCCTCCAGGAGGGAAGCCCTGGCGGCCGGAAAGTCCAAGCCGGGGGGGCAAGGCGGGGACTGGTTTCCTCCTGGGCCGAAGGAACCCTTGGCCCCGGCGGAGCGCCGCCCGGAGTGCGTCCCCCGACGGGTACCACCCAAGGGAGGGCATCCATTGCACAACAGGTGCGCCGACCATGTGCCTTTCAACGCTTTCCGAGGCGCCAACGCGCTTGTCAATGGCAAGGCCTTCGACGCGCTGCAGTCCACCACGCGCACGCTCTGGGAGGTCAAGACCGACAACTTCGATGCATACACGCCAGACCTTCGGGCCATCGTGATCAAAAAGCAGGTGGCCGAATTGCAGCGCGAGCGTGAGCTGGCCCAAGCTTGTGGATTCGGCTTTCGAGTCGGTGTACGCGACGCCGGGCACAAAGCCGCGCTCGAACTCGCCGCCCCCGCCCTCGAAGAACTCATCGCCGTCATGGACTGGTGCTGAGATGCCGGCCACGCAAGAAAATGAACTTGCCTTGATCGTCTATGCTCCCGCGCTCGTGGGCGATGATGGACGCCCCTTAGACGTGGTCCATGGCATGGAACGCGTGCTGCCTGGCGTGCACTTGGGGTGGATGGTTTCCGGCGAGGGACAGCGCATGGCTCTATCGGATCGCGACGCATGGGTCACCCAGGAGACGGCGGACGGCGGTTTTCCTCTCCTCCGCAGTGGCGATGACGCCTTCCGCGTGACGGTGACAGGCTGGGAAAGCCCGGCAGGAAGCTCGCCAGGGGGGAGGGCTCAGCTCGAAGTCCACGCGGTGCTGCCTCTGCACGCGGAGGGCATCGCCGCGGCGGGGGCCGTGCTGGAGAGCATTGGGGAAAACGTGCGTGCGTTCTGGGGGCATGCGACGCCGTTCCGGGCAGGGGTGGAGATCGCACGTCAGACCCAGAGCGGATCAGCGAATGCGCGGCCGCCTCCCAAAGGTCTCCCGGCACTCAAACGTCCGTGGGACATCCGCTCTCCGGAGATTCCGATGCGGCTGGGGTGGCTGAACTACTGGCCGGCCGCTGCCGCGCGGACCCTTGGCTTTCCGGATCCGGCACGCGACGCGGAGTTACTCTCGCGGTCGCGGCGCACGGCGTCAGGCGGGTGGTTGGTCCAACTCACGGAAATGCCCTTGGACCTTGATGACCCCACGCACGTGGAGGAGCTCTTGCGTACCTATGAACGCTTCCCGAAGATTGGCGGGCGTGCCCCTTCCCGTTGAGGCCCCTCTTCCGCCTGCGTCGGACGGACACCCGGGGTGCTGCCTGGCCGGCAGGCCCTCGGGCACACGGGACACGGGTGATCGCAGGGGCGCGGTTAACGGACGCGTCCCTGCCCCTTACCTTTCGTGAAAACCCTGGAATGAAGCAGGAGGCACTCATGGCCCGAAAGAGCACCCCCAAGGCAGCGCCAAGCAAGAAGGTCCGGGCCAAGCGGGCCGCCGCGCGCACCGGGCGTCTCGTGGCTCGCCCGGAAATCTCGGAGTACCGGGCTGTCGAGTCCGAGCAGACGCTCCGGGTCCGCGCGGAGATCGACGCGGCGCTGGAGACTGCCCGCCGCACGCGCGAGGAAATCGAAGGGCACATCGAGCAGGAGTGGCAGAACCGCTCCTTACCCGGTGCCTCCCGGCGGTGAGCCAGGGCACCCGCGGCCCGCACGGCCGCTGCCAGTCAGGGCCCCGGTCCCCCTGGGGCCGCTGGCTCATGTCTCAAGACTTATGAGCCACAACGGAGGGTGGGTGTAGAAGGCGTGATGGCGCCTCCCCACCGCCGTGTCAAGAAACGCGGGCCGCTTGCTTGACACGTCAAGAACCCGGCGTTGACATGTCTCACGACACTGTCCGCCTGGGTCTTGCAGTCCCTCTCCCTCGGGCATGGCCAGTTCCCTCCCATGGTCTGCCTTGTGCAGTGGCCCTGTGTTGGGACGAAGGTCTCTTCCTTTTGAAAGCAGGTTGAACGTGAAGCCGCATTGGAGTTTCTCATCCCGCCTCTTGTCCGCGCCCGTGCAGGCCCTGTGCCTGGCCGTGGGCGTCCTGAGCGCCTCGTGCGCCCAGGAGGCTGCTCTTCCCGAGCAGGTCTCGGTCCCCGTGATGGACGCCCCCGCCGTGGCCAGCTCCGCCCTGGTGGGCGTGGACGGCGACCTGACCGTCAGCGCGGCCGACACGCGGCTCAACGAGTACGCGGTGCTCGACGCCGCTGCCGCCGCGGGCGCCACGAGCTTCGTGGTGGACGACATCGGCAACCTCGCCAGCCCTCAGTTCGGTGCCCTGGCGGCCGGCGACCTGCTGATGATCATCCAGATGCAGGGTGCCACCATCGGCGCGGACACCACCTCTTCGGCGTTTGGCGCCGTCACGGCGCTCAATGGCGCGGGGCTCTACGAGCTCGTCACGGTGGGCTCCATCTCCGGCGACACCATCACCGTCAGCACGGCCGGCTGCAGCGGGCTGCGCAACAGCTACGCGGCCGGGGCCGGGACGCAGGTGGTGCGCGTGCCGCAGCTGGCCAGCCTCACCATCAACGCGGGGGCCAGCGTGGTGGCCCGTGCCTGGAATGGCGCCACGGGCGGTGTCGTCGCGCTGCAGGTGCAGAACGCGATGACGGTCAACGGCCTTCTGAGCGCGAGCGCGGCGGGCTTCCGGGGCGGGGCGGTGGACAATGACGCCATCACCAACGTCGTGACCTACGCCTCCACCTCCAGCAATGACGGCGCGGAGAAGGGCGAGAGCATCGCCGGCTACAAGGCCGCCTACGACCTCGTGGGGGGCCGGTACGCCCGCGGCGCGGCGGCCAACGGCGGCGGCGGCGGCAACGCCCACAACGCGGGCGGCGGCGGCGGCGCCAACGGCGACAACACCAGGGACTGGTCTGGCCAGGGCGTCATGAGCAGCTCGGTCACCGGGGCCGCGGCGTGGACGCTGGATCCGGCCTATGCCGCGAACGGCAACGCGCTGACGGACTCCTCGGGTGGCGGCCGCGGTGGTTACACCTTCTCGGCCAACGACTTCGATGCGCTCGTCTTCGCTCCGGGCTTCGGCGGCTGGAACGGAGACTACCGCCGCGAGGTGGGTGGACTCGGCGGCCGGCCGGTCTCCAATGATCCGGCGACGCGGCTGTTCCTGGGCGGTGGTGGTGGCGCGGGCGATGGCAACAACCTCGCCTCGGGCCCGGGTGGCAACGGCGGCGGTATCGTGTGGGTGGTGGCCGATGTGGTGACGGGCTCGGGCACCATCACCTCCAACGGGCAGAATGGCGGCAACACGACGCTCGCGCCCTACAATGACTCGGCCGGAGGCGCCGGCGCGGGTGGCACGGTGGTGGTGGCGGCCCGGGCGCTCTCGGGCGTGAGCCTCTTCGCCCAGGGCGGCAAGGGCGGTGACCAGCTCATCGAGGTCACCGAGGCGGAAGGCCCCGGTGGCGGCGGTGGCGGTGGCTACATCGCCATCTCGGGCGGCACGGTGCCGCGCGATGTGTCCGGTGGCGTCAGCGGTACCACGCGGTCGCCGGCCCTGGCGGAGTTCCCCGTCAACGGCGCCACGTACGGCGCCACGGGCCAGCTGGGCGCGGCCGTCGCGGCGCTGCCGCTGTGCCTGCCCTCGGACCTGGCCATCACGGTGACGGACGGGCAGACGAGCGTGGAGCAGGGCCAGCCCCTCACCTACACCCTCACCGTCACCAACAACGGCCCCAACGCCGTGTCTGGCGCGGCGGTGTCGGACACCTTCCCCTCGGCGCTGACGGGCGTGAGCTGGACGTGCGCGCCCGCGGCGGCGTGCTCGGCGCCCAGCGGCACCGGCAACATCCAGGATGTGCTCGTGTCGCTGCCGAGCGGCGGCTCGGCGGTCTTCACGGTGACGGGCACGGTCAGCCCCACGGCGACCGGTACGCTGACGAACACCGCCACGGTGACCTCCCCGGCGAGCAACGTGGACCCCGTCCCCGCGAACAACAGCGCCACGGACACCACCACCATCACCGCGGCGTCGAGCGCGGACCTGCAGGTGTCCATCGGGGACTCCCCGGACCCGGTCGTCGCGGGCGGGCCGCTCACCTATACGGTGAACGTCACCAACAACGGGCCGAACCCGGCCTCCACGGTGACGGCGACGGTGAACCTGCCCCCGGGCGCGGTGTTCGTGGGCGCCACGGGCACGGGCTGGACGTGCAGCGAGGCCGGCGGTGTGGTGACGTGCACGCGGCCCTCGCTGGGCACGGGCGCGGCGCCCCCCATCACGGTGAATGTGACGGCCCCCACCACCCCGGGCTCCATCACGGCCACTTCGACGGTGAGCACCACCACCCCGGATCCCGTGGCGGGCAACAACTCCGCCTCGCAGAGCACCACGGTGACGGCGGCCAACACCCCGCCCGTGGCGAATGACGACACCCTGACGGTGGTGCGGGGCAGCGGCGCCACCGTGGTGCCGGTGCTGGCCAACGACACGGACGCGGACCCCGGCACGGTGCTCACCGTGACGGCGGTGACGCAGCCTCCCAATGGCACGGTGACGCTGGTGGGCGGCGTGGTGAGCTACACCCCGGCCCCGGGCTTCACGGGCACCGACACCTTCACGTACACCATCTCCGATGGCAACGGCGGCACCGATACGGCCACCGTCACCGTCACCGTCAACCCGCCGGCGAACAACCCGCCCGTGGCGAACGATGACTCCCTGTCCGTGGGCGCCAACAGCGGCGGCACCGTGGTGAACGTGCTGGCCAACGACACGGATCCCGAGGGCTCTCCGCTCACGGTGACGGCGGTGACGCAGCCTCCCAATGGCACGGTGACGCTGGTGGGCGGCGTGGTGACCTACACGCCCAACCCTGGCTTCTCCGGCACCGACACCTTCACGTACACGGTCTCCGACGGCAACGGCGGCACCGACACGGCCACCGTCACCGTCACCGTGGCCCCTCCGGGCAACGTGCCCCCCACGGCGGTGGATGACAGCATCTCGGTGCCCGGCAGCAGCGGCGGCACCGTGGTGCCCGTCCTGGCCAACGACACGGATCCCGACACGGGCAACACGCTGACCGTGACGGCGGTGACGCAGCCGCCCAACGGCACGGTGACGCTGGTGGGCGGCGTGGTGACCTACACGCCCAACCCCGGCTTCGTCGGCACCGACACCTTCACGTACACCATCTCCGATGGCCAGGGCGGCACCGACACGGCCACCGTCACCGTCACCGTCGGCAACAACCCGCCCGTCGCGAATGACGATGCCGTGACGGTGGGCGCGGGCAGCACGGGCACGGTGGTGGACGTGCTGGGCAACGACACGACCGCGCCGGACACGGGCGAGACGCTCACGGTGACGGCGGTGACGCAGCCTGCCAACGGCACGGTGACGCTGGTCAACGGCGTGGTGACCTACACGCCGAACCCTGGCTTCACGGGCACCGACACGTTCACCTATACGGTGACCGACAGCCACGGCGGCACCGATACGGCCACCGTCACCGTCACCGTCGCCAACACGCCGCCCGTCGCGACTGACGATGCTGTCACGGTGGGTGTGAACAGCGGCGGCACGGTGGTGGACGTGCTGGCCAACGACTCGGATCCCGACGGCTCGCCGCTCACGGTGACGGCGGTGACGCAGCCTGCCAACGGCACGGTGACGCTGGTCAACGGCGTGGTGACCTACACGCCGAACCCTGGCTTCACGGGCACCGATACGTTCACGTACACGGTCTCCGATGGCAACGGCGGCTTCGACACGGCCACCGTGACCGTCACCGTCGCCAACACGCCGCCCGTCGCGAACGATGATGCCGTGACGGTGGTGGTGGACAGCGGCCCGGTCACGGTGCCCGTCCTGGCCAATGACACGGATGCGGATCCCGGCACGGTGCTCACCGTGACGGAGTACACCCAGCCTGCCAACGGCACGGTGACCATCGTGGACGGGGTGGCGACCTACACGCCGAACCCGGGCTTCATCGGCACCGACACCTTCACGTACACGGTGTCCGACGGCAACGGCGGCTTCGACACGGCCACCGTCACCGTCACGGTTGCCCCGCCCAACAGCCCGCCCGTGGGCAACGACGACACCTTCGAGGTGTACCCCGGCAGCGGCCCGACGGAGCTGCCCGTGCTGGACAACGACTCCAGCGGTCCGGACGAGGGCGAGACGCTCACCGTGATCGAAGTCACCCAGCCCGAGAACGGCACGGTGACGCTCGAGAACGGCGTGGTCCGCTACCAGCCCAAGCCGGGCTTCATGGGCACCGACACCTTCACCTACACGGTGTCGGACGGCAACGGCGGCACGGACGTCGTCACGGTGACGGTGAACGTGGGCTTCGGGGATGACATCCGCGTGGTGGGCCGTGGCTGCGCCTCCTCCGGCACCGGCACCCTCGTTCCGCTGGCCCTCCTGCTGCTCGCCCTGCCGCTGCTGCGCCGCCGGTCCTTTCGGGGGCTGGTGGGCATGGGCGGACTCCTGAGCGTGCTCGCCGCCGTGTTCATCCCGGCGCCCGCCATGGCCCAGGACTCCCAGGGCATCGACGTGCAGCAGTACAAGCCGGGCCCGGGCTCCAAGGACGTGCTGGGCCTGCACAGCGCCCAGATCGCCCCGCACCTGGGCTGGAACCTGGGGCTGTCCATCAACTACGCCCGCAACCCGCTCAACTTCCTCCGGCCGAGCACGGACGAGTTCATCTACAACCTCGTGCGTCACCAGTACACGCTCGACCTGATGGGCTCCATCTCGCTGTTCGACCGGCTGGAGCTGGGCGTGGCGGTGCCCCTGACGCTTCAGAAGGAGCAGTCCTCGGACTCCTTCTCCCCTTTATTGGGTGAAGCCATCGACACCACGGGCCTGGGCGACCTGCGCCTGGTCCCCAAGCTGCGCCTGCTGTCCACCGACGGCGGGCTGCACCTGGCCGTCGTGGTGCCGGTGATTCTTCCGACCTCGGGTGGCAACGAGTTCCGGGGCCGGGGCGCCGTGGCCGCCTTTCCGCGCCTCGTGGGGGAGTGGTCCAGCGACGAGGGCACGCGCATCATCGCCAACGCGGGCGTCAACCTTCAGTCCCGCGAGACGTTTCGCAACCTGAGCGTGGGCAACGAGTTCGCCTACGGGGCGGGCGTGGAGGTGCCCTTTCACATCAGCGACCACAAGCTCGCCGCCGAGGCCACGATCGCCGGCGCCCTGGGCCTGAAGGACGCGGACACGGAGGAGCGCCCGCTGGAGGTGCTCGGTGCGCTGAAGTACTTCTTCTCCGAGCAGCTGACGGCCCACGTGGGCGCGGGCCCGGGCCTCACCCGCGGCTACGGCACGCCCGGCTTTCGCATCCTCGCGGGGGTGAACTGGACCGCGAAGCCCCCCGAGAAGCCCGTGCAGGTGGACTCGGATGGGGACGGCCTGATGGACCACGAGGACCGTTGCCCGAACGAGCCCGAGGACAAGGATGGCTTCCAGGATGAGGACGGCTGCCCGGATCCGGACAACGACCAGGACACCATCCCGGATGTCGCCGACAAGTGCCCGAATGAGCCGGAGACGGTGAACGGCTTCGAGGACGTGGACGGCTGCCCGGACGAGGTGCCCCCGCCGGCGGACTCGGATGGCGATGGCCTGACGGATGACAAGGACCGCTGCCCGAATGCGCCCGAGGACAAGGACGGCTTCCAGGACGAGGATGGCTGCCCGGATCCGGACAACGACAAGGACGGCATCCCGGACACCGCCGACAAGTGCATCAACGAGCCCGAGGTCATCAACGGCGTGAACGACGAGGATGGGTGCCCGGACGAGGGCAAGGTGAACGTCCGCGTGGAGGGCAAGAAGTTCTTCATCCTCCAGAAGGTCCACTTCGCCACGAACAAGGACGTCATCCTGGAGCGCTCCTTCAGCCTGCTGAAGCAGGTGGCCGCGGTGCTGCGCGCCAATCCCCAGCTGACCAAGGTTCGCGTGGAAGGCCACACGGACAGCCAGGGCTCGGATGCGTTCAACATGGACCTGTCCGACCGCCGCGCGAAGAGCGTGCGCAAGTACCTCATCGAGAAGGAGAACATCGCCGCGGAACGGCTGGAGGCGGTGGGCTACGGCGAGACGCAGCCGGTGGACACCAACGCGACGGCCGCGGGCCGTGAGAACAACCGCCGCGTGATCTTCACCATCCTGGAGCAGTCGGGCGAGTAGTCCTCTCCCGTCCGGGCCGTGAGCCTTCCGGGGCTC
Coding sequences:
- a CDS encoding Ig-like domain-containing protein gives rise to the protein MKPHWSFSSRLLSAPVQALCLAVGVLSASCAQEAALPEQVSVPVMDAPAVASSALVGVDGDLTVSAADTRLNEYAVLDAAAAAGATSFVVDDIGNLASPQFGALAAGDLLMIIQMQGATIGADTTSSAFGAVTALNGAGLYELVTVGSISGDTITVSTAGCSGLRNSYAAGAGTQVVRVPQLASLTINAGASVVARAWNGATGGVVALQVQNAMTVNGLLSASAAGFRGGAVDNDAITNVVTYASTSSNDGAEKGESIAGYKAAYDLVGGRYARGAAANGGGGGNAHNAGGGGGANGDNTRDWSGQGVMSSSVTGAAAWTLDPAYAANGNALTDSSGGGRGGYTFSANDFDALVFAPGFGGWNGDYRREVGGLGGRPVSNDPATRLFLGGGGGAGDGNNLASGPGGNGGGIVWVVADVVTGSGTITSNGQNGGNTTLAPYNDSAGGAGAGGTVVVAARALSGVSLFAQGGKGGDQLIEVTEAEGPGGGGGGGYIAISGGTVPRDVSGGVSGTTRSPALAEFPVNGATYGATGQLGAAVAALPLCLPSDLAITVTDGQTSVEQGQPLTYTLTVTNNGPNAVSGAAVSDTFPSALTGVSWTCAPAAACSAPSGTGNIQDVLVSLPSGGSAVFTVTGTVSPTATGTLTNTATVTSPASNVDPVPANNSATDTTTITAASSADLQVSIGDSPDPVVAGGPLTYTVNVTNNGPNPASTVTATVNLPPGAVFVGATGTGWTCSEAGGVVTCTRPSLGTGAAPPITVNVTAPTTPGSITATSTVSTTTPDPVAGNNSASQSTTVTAANTPPVANDDTLTVVRGSGATVVPVLANDTDADPGTVLTVTAVTQPPNGTVTLVGGVVSYTPAPGFTGTDTFTYTISDGNGGTDTATVTVTVNPPANNPPVANDDSLSVGANSGGTVVNVLANDTDPEGSPLTVTAVTQPPNGTVTLVGGVVTYTPNPGFSGTDTFTYTVSDGNGGTDTATVTVTVAPPGNVPPTAVDDSISVPGSSGGTVVPVLANDTDPDTGNTLTVTAVTQPPNGTVTLVGGVVTYTPNPGFVGTDTFTYTISDGQGGTDTATVTVTVGNNPPVANDDAVTVGAGSTGTVVDVLGNDTTAPDTGETLTVTAVTQPANGTVTLVNGVVTYTPNPGFTGTDTFTYTVTDSHGGTDTATVTVTVANTPPVATDDAVTVGVNSGGTVVDVLANDSDPDGSPLTVTAVTQPANGTVTLVNGVVTYTPNPGFTGTDTFTYTVSDGNGGFDTATVTVTVANTPPVANDDAVTVVVDSGPVTVPVLANDTDADPGTVLTVTEYTQPANGTVTIVDGVATYTPNPGFIGTDTFTYTVSDGNGGFDTATVTVTVAPPNSPPVGNDDTFEVYPGSGPTELPVLDNDSSGPDEGETLTVIEVTQPENGTVTLENGVVRYQPKPGFMGTDTFTYTVSDGNGGTDVVTVTVNVGFGDDIRVVGRGCASSGTGTLVPLALLLLALPLLRRRSFRGLVGMGGLLSVLAAVFIPAPAMAQDSQGIDVQQYKPGPGSKDVLGLHSAQIAPHLGWNLGLSINYARNPLNFLRPSTDEFIYNLVRHQYTLDLMGSISLFDRLELGVAVPLTLQKEQSSDSFSPLLGEAIDTTGLGDLRLVPKLRLLSTDGGLHLAVVVPVILPTSGGNEFRGRGAVAAFPRLVGEWSSDEGTRIIANAGVNLQSRETFRNLSVGNEFAYGAGVEVPFHISDHKLAAEATIAGALGLKDADTEERPLEVLGALKYFFSEQLTAHVGAGPGLTRGYGTPGFRILAGVNWTAKPPEKPVQVDSDGDGLMDHEDRCPNEPEDKDGFQDEDGCPDPDNDQDTIPDVADKCPNEPETVNGFEDVDGCPDEVPPPADSDGDGLTDDKDRCPNAPEDKDGFQDEDGCPDPDNDKDGIPDTADKCINEPEVINGVNDEDGCPDEGKVNVRVEGKKFFILQKVHFATNKDVILERSFSLLKQVAAVLRANPQLTKVRVEGHTDSQGSDAFNMDLSDRRAKSVRKYLIEKENIAAERLEAVGYGETQPVDTNATAAGRENNRRVIFTILEQSGE
- a CDS encoding DUF5953 family protein — translated: MPATQENELALIVYAPALVGDDGRPLDVVHGMERVLPGVHLGWMVSGEGQRMALSDRDAWVTQETADGGFPLLRSGDDAFRVTVTGWESPAGSSPGGRAQLEVHAVLPLHAEGIAAAGAVLESIGENVRAFWGHATPFRAGVEIARQTQSGSANARPPPKGLPALKRPWDIRSPEIPMRLGWLNYWPAAAARTLGFPDPARDAELLSRSRRTASGGWLVQLTEMPLDLDDPTHVEELLRTYERFPKIGGRAPSR
- a CDS encoding DUF6310 domain-containing protein; translation: MVAICLLSQPYIVVGAVVVIGTVVVAAAIQEELEAHSRRRGAYPEETEGSLEAAEAGLRTRSSRREALAAGKSKPGGQGGDWFPPGPKEPLAPAERRPECVPRRVPPKGGHPLHNRCADHVPFNAFRGANALVNGKAFDALQSTTRTLWEVKTDNFDAYTPDLRAIVIKKQVAELQRERELAQACGFGFRVGVRDAGHKAALELAAPALEELIAVMDWC
- a CDS encoding IS5 family transposase; translated protein: MSLPPQATAREHYPSDLNDAQWELVEPFVRGNPVGPQPVVHPRREVLNAILYVSRTGVQWRYLPHDFPDWQSVYAYFRQWKKDGTLKLVHDVLRSKVRQKAGRSSQPTAGILDSQSVKSDVQAQTRGYDANKKVKGRKRHLLVDTLGLLLVAWIRSADVQDRDATGAVLPLAAEQFPTLQKVWADSAYEGPRVERIAQQAGVEVEIVKRTDPTPGFVVQAKRWIVERTLGWLSRERRLTRDYERTEESCEAFVYTGMIRLMLRRLA